The Oscarella lobularis chromosome 9, ooOscLobu1.1, whole genome shotgun sequence genome includes a window with the following:
- the LOC136191480 gene encoding VWFA and cache domain-containing protein 1-like isoform X1: MLLVVCGVLCCASVLRTSAQSADAFQTVLSTFADDGLGVNRLQSKYDGLSYRSAAVDAQATLLELSGALDQKFQSRKAIALGLKYEAERLLAQGTNNALDECCFLSENRRTYDSRFSDDVDLNGQCNRLTATTDNAQFNVGENLVSMFKSNLQSNPTLKWQYFASQEGLISIYPAFKVQDCGSYDPRFRPWYVSASVPEPKDVVLVIDKSGSMTSTVTAGRESFSSRMELAKEAAKTVLDSLSPDDRVGVVAFSTVAEYPSGCYSNRLARATVSNVDKLKTYVDNLLPSGSTNYKDSLVSAFDLFIQSPSRSDENLAPADKVILFLTDGEPTNSLGSNTAIMQAIRDKNQVLGFKVVILTYGMGDGIQSSGETLLRKIAEQDYEYYGVVSTNLSTAGVSDIVRTDSNIRQELGSYYSFFEPDAELIEPLISVPYYDLFGLGLVLTISVPVYSTQNGKRGLAGVMAIDIALADLVSDITFFRRDEVSYAFIIDSSGVTLTHPLLPVPTNVKEAPTYIDILTLEHQTVGFDEIRTSMLNGSSGSRVLYTQWTVPLGDSKMEGVRLDSIQAQYNWQPISGTTYSLCLVVARDFTTDYSLSPLSTLLSSYLYHRFDLIPPTQSKCSQFGRLAVFDDASVKISPEGFKDPFAYLDLEQTTSQANEYVSYFTGRRSNTYFNPTVRDSLATIHSVVSKWLQANDFTNFIVWRYVGTEDGAFIVLPGLRQVKEFDHLQRPWYKRTIANKGDIVLSSPYVDGFGAGYVITLSHTILSGRGENPQVMAVAAMDFTIPFMWTELTRSMSQCQNSGTRCVLIDNAGFVVIHPDFVDPRLASENGVDTKHITEMEKDLAASLVNRNIMIKSRCNDFQKKTVNVFWKVKMSSSSQSVSGSVAYDIYKVSQTNTFLIVSTRWSSSSNCYCDITKPLGSRTCQLSGAGCECPCSRPLSYNECEGVDSTNDLSIPVCPPSVPPVALAPQESDATAGLTSCFNIDCKSKRRKSDCFGVVGCEWCSYDYTSRSTISSPYCDDSHRCPLGSRGLAFPSAQPPLDHSTDKPSDEGESSPVIGIVVGVTVTVAVVIVVVLAACCRHKSNHTTVRTTTSHSQPQPSTSVQMSKTKDPYPSSSQPPPPSHPSAPPPPAYNEAVDLSPGGNLLPSEPGYPPPTNPYPTSAPYPQY, from the exons atgcttctcgtcgtctgcgGTGTTCTCTGCTGTGCGTCTGTGCTTCGAACGTCTGCTCAGTCAGCCGACGCTTTCCAAACCGTCCTTTCAACCTTCGCGGACGACGGTCTCGGGGTGAACAGATTACAG TCCAAATATGACGGACTGAGCTACCGAAGCGCAGCAGTCGACGCCCAAGCTACTCTTTTAGAG cTTTCAGGCGCTCTCGACCAGAAATTTCAGAGTCGAAAGGCGATCGCGTTGGGTTTGAAGTACGAAGCGGAGCGTCTGCTGGCCCAAGGAACGAATAACGCTTTGGACGAGTGCTGTTTTCTTTCGGAGAACCGTCGCACCTACGATTCTCGATTTAGCGATGAT GTTGACCTCAATGGACAATGCAATCGCTTGACGGCGACAACTGACAATGCTCAGTTCAACGTTGGAGAGAACTTGGTCTCCATGTTCAAGAGCAATTTGCAATCGAATCCCACACTAAAGTGGCAATACTTTGCGTCACAAGAGGGTCTCATTAGCATCTATCCAGCATTCAAGGTGCAAGACTGCGGATCATATGACCCAAGATTCAG GCCCTGGTACGTTTCGGCGTCCGTGCCCGAGCCCAAAGACGTTGTTCTTGTGATCGACAAGAGTGgctcaatgacgtcaaccgTGACAGCGGGTCGAGAAAGTTTCTCCTCTCGCATGGAACTTGCAAAGGAGGCCGCGAAAACCGTTTTAGATTCTTTGAGTCCCGATGACCGG gtCGGAGTTGTGGCTTTTTCTACGGTGGCTGAGTACCCTTCTGGTTGCTATAGCAATCGTCTTGCCAGGGCAACCGTTTCCAATGTAGACAAGCTAAAGACTTACGTTGACAATCTGCTTCCTTCTG GATCTACGAATTACAAAGATTCGTTAGTGAGCGCTTtcgatttatttattcaatCGCCTTCGCGTTCTGACGAAAATTTGGCGC CTGCAGACAAAGTGATACTGTTTCTGACCGACGGAGAACCAACGAATTCTCTGGGTTCGAACACGGCCATCATGCAGGCAATTCGCGACAAGAATCAAGTGCTCGGTTTCAAAGTCGTCATTCTTACGTACGGAATGGGCG ATGGTATTCAATCTTCTGGGGAGACTCTACTTCGCAAGATTGCTGAGCAAGATTATGAATACTACGGTGTAGTCTCAACGAATCTGTCAACA GCTGGAGTCTCTGATATCGTTCGAACTGACAGCAACATTCGCCAGGAATTGGGCTCCTATTACAGCTTCTTCGAACCGGACGCCGAGCTCATTGAACCGCTCATCTCCGTTCCTTATTACGATTTATTTGGTCTCGGTCTCGTTCTGACCATCTCCGTTCCCGTCTATTCCACGCAGAACGGCAAGCGCGGTCTCGCTGGAGTCATGGCCATCGACATCGCCCTCGCCGATCTCGTATCCGACATCACGTTCTTTAGACGCGACGAAGTTTCGTACGCCTTCATAATCGATAGCTCAG GTGTGACTCTCACGCATCCCCTACTTCCTGTTCCCACGAACGTCAAAGAAGCCCCAACGTATATCGATATATTGACTCTCGAGCATCAGACCGTTGGCTTTGACGAAATTCGAACATCCATGCTAAA CGGTAGCAGTGGATCGCGTGTGCTCTATACACAATGGACTGTTCCTCTTGGAGATAGCAAAATGGAAGGAGTCCGGCTTGACTCGATTCAAGCGCAATACAATTGGCAACCC ATAAGCGGTACTACGTACAGCCTGTGTCTCGTCGTGGCTAGGGATTTCACAACGGACTACAGTCTGTCTCCGTTGTCTACTCTACTGA gttctTATTTGTATCATCGTTTCGATTTGATTCCTCCGACGCAGTCAAAGTGTAGCCAGTTCGGACGACTAGCCGTGTTTG ATGATGCTTCGGTGAAAATTTCGCCGGAGGGTTTCAAGGACCCGTTCGCTTACTTGGATCTCGAGCAGACGACGTCTCAAGCGAACGAGTACGTCAGCTATTTTACAGGAAGAAGATCAAACACATATTTCAAT CCAACTGTCCGAGATTCTCTGGCCACTATCCACTCGGTCGTATCTAAATGGCTGCAAGCGAATGACTTCACCAATTTCATTGTGTGgag ATACGTTGGCACCGAAGACGGTGCCTTCATTGTTCTACCAGGCCTCCGACAAGTCAAAGAATTCGATCACTTGCAACGTCCTTGGTACAAGCGAACGATCGCCAATAAGGGCGACATCGTTCTCTCCTCGCCTTACGTCGACGGCTTCGGAGCCGGCTACGTCATCACTCTAAGCCACACGATCCTCTCAGGAAG GGGAGAAAATCCACAGGTTATGGCCGTTGCGGCTATGGACTTTACGATTCCTTTTATGTGGACGGAGTTGACGCGATCAATGAGCCAGTGTCAGAATTCCGGGACGCGTTGCGTTTTGATTGATAACGCCGGGTTTGTTGTGATTCATCCGGATTTCGTTGATCCGCGATTGGCGTCggaaaacggcgtcgataCTAAACACATAACGGAAATG GAGAAAGATCTGGCTGCGTCGCTTGTCAATAGAAATATTATGATTAAGTCTCGTTGTAAtgattttcaaaagaaaactgTTAATGTTTTCTGGAAG gtgaAGATGTCAAGTAGCTCTCAGAGCGTTTCAGGTTCTGTTGCATACGAC ATCTACAAAGTTTCGCAGACGAATACGTTTTTGATTGTCTCCACGCGGTGGTCCAGCTCAAGCAACTGCTACTGTGAT ATTACTAAGCCGCTTGGATCGCGGACTTGTCAGCTGTCAGGAGCCGGTTGCGAATGTCCATGCAGCCGACCTCTAAGCTACAATGAGTGCGAAGGAGTTGATTCCACCAATGATCTAAG CATACCTGTCTGTCCGCCCAGCGTTCCTCCCGTAGCGCTCGCTCCTCAGGAGTCGGACGCTACCGCGGGATTGACGTCGTGCTTCAACATCGACTGCAAATCCAAGAGGCGGAAAAG CGATTGTTTTGGCGTCGTCGGTTGCGAATGGTGCTCGTACGATTACACGTCTCGCTCGACCATTTCGTCGCCCTATTGCGACGACAGCCATCGGTGTCCTCTCGGCAGTCGTGGACTTGCTTTCCCATCCGCTCAGCCGCCACTGGATCATTCCACCGACAAACCGTCAGATGAAGGAGAATCGTCACCTGTTATTGGTATTGTCGTTGGCGTCACAGtaaccgtcgccgtcgttatCGTCGTTGTCCTCGCCGCCTGCTGCCGCCACAAAAGTAATCATACGACTGTAAGGACGACCACGTCGCACTCGCAACCCCAGCCATCGACTTCAGTCCAAAtgtcgaaaacgaaagatcCGTATCCTTCTTCAAGTcaacctcctcctccaagtCATCCTTCGGCCCCGCCGCCTCCAGCGTATAACGAGGCAGTGGATCTGTCTCCTGGTGGAAATCTACTGCCGTCCGAGCCGGGATATCCTCCTCCCACCAATCCGTACCCGACGTCCGCTCCATATCCTCAATATTGA
- the LOC136191480 gene encoding VWFA and cache domain-containing protein 1-like isoform X2, whose translation MLLVVCGVLCCASVLRTSAQSADAFQTVLSTFADDGLGVNRLQSKYDGLSYRSAAVDAQATLLELSGALDQKFQSRKAIALGLKYEAERLLAQGTNNALDECCFLSENRRTYDSRFSDDVDLNGQCNRLTATTDNAQFNVGENLVSMFKSNLQSNPTLKWQYFASQEGLISIYPAFKVQDCGSYDPRFRPWYVSASVPEPKDVVLVIDKSGSMTSTVTAGRESFSSRMELAKEAAKTVLDSLSPDDRVGVVAFSTVAEYPSGCYSNRLARATVSNVDKLKTYVDNLLPSGSTNYKDSLVSAFDLFIQSPSRSDENLAHKVILFLTDGEPTNSLGSNTAIMQAIRDKNQVLGFKVVILTYGMGDGIQSSGETLLRKIAEQDYEYYGVVSTNLSTAGVSDIVRTDSNIRQELGSYYSFFEPDAELIEPLISVPYYDLFGLGLVLTISVPVYSTQNGKRGLAGVMAIDIALADLVSDITFFRRDEVSYAFIIDSSGVTLTHPLLPVPTNVKEAPTYIDILTLEHQTVGFDEIRTSMLNGSSGSRVLYTQWTVPLGDSKMEGVRLDSIQAQYNWQPISGTTYSLCLVVARDFTTDYSLSPLSTLLSSYLYHRFDLIPPTQSKCSQFGRLAVFDDASVKISPEGFKDPFAYLDLEQTTSQANEYVSYFTGRRSNTYFNPTVRDSLATIHSVVSKWLQANDFTNFIVWRYVGTEDGAFIVLPGLRQVKEFDHLQRPWYKRTIANKGDIVLSSPYVDGFGAGYVITLSHTILSGRGENPQVMAVAAMDFTIPFMWTELTRSMSQCQNSGTRCVLIDNAGFVVIHPDFVDPRLASENGVDTKHITEMEKDLAASLVNRNIMIKSRCNDFQKKTVNVFWKVKMSSSSQSVSGSVAYDIYKVSQTNTFLIVSTRWSSSSNCYCDITKPLGSRTCQLSGAGCECPCSRPLSYNECEGVDSTNDLSIPVCPPSVPPVALAPQESDATAGLTSCFNIDCKSKRRKSDCFGVVGCEWCSYDYTSRSTISSPYCDDSHRCPLGSRGLAFPSAQPPLDHSTDKPSDEGESSPVIGIVVGVTVTVAVVIVVVLAACCRHKSNHTTVRTTTSHSQPQPSTSVQMSKTKDPYPSSSQPPPPSHPSAPPPPAYNEAVDLSPGGNLLPSEPGYPPPTNPYPTSAPYPQY comes from the exons atgcttctcgtcgtctgcgGTGTTCTCTGCTGTGCGTCTGTGCTTCGAACGTCTGCTCAGTCAGCCGACGCTTTCCAAACCGTCCTTTCAACCTTCGCGGACGACGGTCTCGGGGTGAACAGATTACAG TCCAAATATGACGGACTGAGCTACCGAAGCGCAGCAGTCGACGCCCAAGCTACTCTTTTAGAG cTTTCAGGCGCTCTCGACCAGAAATTTCAGAGTCGAAAGGCGATCGCGTTGGGTTTGAAGTACGAAGCGGAGCGTCTGCTGGCCCAAGGAACGAATAACGCTTTGGACGAGTGCTGTTTTCTTTCGGAGAACCGTCGCACCTACGATTCTCGATTTAGCGATGAT GTTGACCTCAATGGACAATGCAATCGCTTGACGGCGACAACTGACAATGCTCAGTTCAACGTTGGAGAGAACTTGGTCTCCATGTTCAAGAGCAATTTGCAATCGAATCCCACACTAAAGTGGCAATACTTTGCGTCACAAGAGGGTCTCATTAGCATCTATCCAGCATTCAAGGTGCAAGACTGCGGATCATATGACCCAAGATTCAG GCCCTGGTACGTTTCGGCGTCCGTGCCCGAGCCCAAAGACGTTGTTCTTGTGATCGACAAGAGTGgctcaatgacgtcaaccgTGACAGCGGGTCGAGAAAGTTTCTCCTCTCGCATGGAACTTGCAAAGGAGGCCGCGAAAACCGTTTTAGATTCTTTGAGTCCCGATGACCGG gtCGGAGTTGTGGCTTTTTCTACGGTGGCTGAGTACCCTTCTGGTTGCTATAGCAATCGTCTTGCCAGGGCAACCGTTTCCAATGTAGACAAGCTAAAGACTTACGTTGACAATCTGCTTCCTTCTG GATCTACGAATTACAAAGATTCGTTAGTGAGCGCTTtcgatttatttattcaatCGCCTTCGCGTTCTGACGAAAATTTGGCGC ACAAAGTGATACTGTTTCTGACCGACGGAGAACCAACGAATTCTCTGGGTTCGAACACGGCCATCATGCAGGCAATTCGCGACAAGAATCAAGTGCTCGGTTTCAAAGTCGTCATTCTTACGTACGGAATGGGCG ATGGTATTCAATCTTCTGGGGAGACTCTACTTCGCAAGATTGCTGAGCAAGATTATGAATACTACGGTGTAGTCTCAACGAATCTGTCAACA GCTGGAGTCTCTGATATCGTTCGAACTGACAGCAACATTCGCCAGGAATTGGGCTCCTATTACAGCTTCTTCGAACCGGACGCCGAGCTCATTGAACCGCTCATCTCCGTTCCTTATTACGATTTATTTGGTCTCGGTCTCGTTCTGACCATCTCCGTTCCCGTCTATTCCACGCAGAACGGCAAGCGCGGTCTCGCTGGAGTCATGGCCATCGACATCGCCCTCGCCGATCTCGTATCCGACATCACGTTCTTTAGACGCGACGAAGTTTCGTACGCCTTCATAATCGATAGCTCAG GTGTGACTCTCACGCATCCCCTACTTCCTGTTCCCACGAACGTCAAAGAAGCCCCAACGTATATCGATATATTGACTCTCGAGCATCAGACCGTTGGCTTTGACGAAATTCGAACATCCATGCTAAA CGGTAGCAGTGGATCGCGTGTGCTCTATACACAATGGACTGTTCCTCTTGGAGATAGCAAAATGGAAGGAGTCCGGCTTGACTCGATTCAAGCGCAATACAATTGGCAACCC ATAAGCGGTACTACGTACAGCCTGTGTCTCGTCGTGGCTAGGGATTTCACAACGGACTACAGTCTGTCTCCGTTGTCTACTCTACTGA gttctTATTTGTATCATCGTTTCGATTTGATTCCTCCGACGCAGTCAAAGTGTAGCCAGTTCGGACGACTAGCCGTGTTTG ATGATGCTTCGGTGAAAATTTCGCCGGAGGGTTTCAAGGACCCGTTCGCTTACTTGGATCTCGAGCAGACGACGTCTCAAGCGAACGAGTACGTCAGCTATTTTACAGGAAGAAGATCAAACACATATTTCAAT CCAACTGTCCGAGATTCTCTGGCCACTATCCACTCGGTCGTATCTAAATGGCTGCAAGCGAATGACTTCACCAATTTCATTGTGTGgag ATACGTTGGCACCGAAGACGGTGCCTTCATTGTTCTACCAGGCCTCCGACAAGTCAAAGAATTCGATCACTTGCAACGTCCTTGGTACAAGCGAACGATCGCCAATAAGGGCGACATCGTTCTCTCCTCGCCTTACGTCGACGGCTTCGGAGCCGGCTACGTCATCACTCTAAGCCACACGATCCTCTCAGGAAG GGGAGAAAATCCACAGGTTATGGCCGTTGCGGCTATGGACTTTACGATTCCTTTTATGTGGACGGAGTTGACGCGATCAATGAGCCAGTGTCAGAATTCCGGGACGCGTTGCGTTTTGATTGATAACGCCGGGTTTGTTGTGATTCATCCGGATTTCGTTGATCCGCGATTGGCGTCggaaaacggcgtcgataCTAAACACATAACGGAAATG GAGAAAGATCTGGCTGCGTCGCTTGTCAATAGAAATATTATGATTAAGTCTCGTTGTAAtgattttcaaaagaaaactgTTAATGTTTTCTGGAAG gtgaAGATGTCAAGTAGCTCTCAGAGCGTTTCAGGTTCTGTTGCATACGAC ATCTACAAAGTTTCGCAGACGAATACGTTTTTGATTGTCTCCACGCGGTGGTCCAGCTCAAGCAACTGCTACTGTGAT ATTACTAAGCCGCTTGGATCGCGGACTTGTCAGCTGTCAGGAGCCGGTTGCGAATGTCCATGCAGCCGACCTCTAAGCTACAATGAGTGCGAAGGAGTTGATTCCACCAATGATCTAAG CATACCTGTCTGTCCGCCCAGCGTTCCTCCCGTAGCGCTCGCTCCTCAGGAGTCGGACGCTACCGCGGGATTGACGTCGTGCTTCAACATCGACTGCAAATCCAAGAGGCGGAAAAG CGATTGTTTTGGCGTCGTCGGTTGCGAATGGTGCTCGTACGATTACACGTCTCGCTCGACCATTTCGTCGCCCTATTGCGACGACAGCCATCGGTGTCCTCTCGGCAGTCGTGGACTTGCTTTCCCATCCGCTCAGCCGCCACTGGATCATTCCACCGACAAACCGTCAGATGAAGGAGAATCGTCACCTGTTATTGGTATTGTCGTTGGCGTCACAGtaaccgtcgccgtcgttatCGTCGTTGTCCTCGCCGCCTGCTGCCGCCACAAAAGTAATCATACGACTGTAAGGACGACCACGTCGCACTCGCAACCCCAGCCATCGACTTCAGTCCAAAtgtcgaaaacgaaagatcCGTATCCTTCTTCAAGTcaacctcctcctccaagtCATCCTTCGGCCCCGCCGCCTCCAGCGTATAACGAGGCAGTGGATCTGTCTCCTGGTGGAAATCTACTGCCGTCCGAGCCGGGATATCCTCCTCCCACCAATCCGTACCCGACGTCCGCTCCATATCCTCAATATTGA
- the LOC136191480 gene encoding VWFA and cache domain-containing protein 1-like isoform X3, translated as MLLVVCGVLCCASVLRTSAQSADAFQTVLSTFADDGLGVNRLQSKYDGLSYRSAAVDAQATLLELSGALDQKFQSRKAIALGLKYEAERLLAQGTNNALDECCFLSENRRTYDSRFSDDVDLNGQCNRLTATTDNAQFNVGENLVSMFKSNLQSNPTLKWQYFASQEGLISIYPAFKVQDCGSYDPRFRPWYVSASVPEPKDVVLVIDKSGSMTSTVTAGRESFSSRMELAKEAAKTVLDSLSPDDRVGVVAFSTVAEYPSGCYSNRLARATVSNVDKLKTYVDNLLPSGSTNYKDSLVSAFDLFIQSPSRSDENLAPADKVILFLTDGEPTNSLGSNTAIMQAIRDKNQVLGFKVVILTYGMGDGIQSSGETLLRKIAEQDYEYYGVVSTNLSTAGVSDIVRTDSNIRQELGSYYSFFEPDAELIEPLISVPYYDLFGLGLVLTISVPVYSTQNGKRGLAGVMAIDIALADLVSDITFFRRDEVSYAFIIDSSGVTLTHPLLPVPTNVKEAPTYIDILTLEHQTVGFDEIRTSMLNGSSGSRVLYTQWTVPLGDSKMEGVRLDSIQAQYNWQPISGTTYSLCLVVARDFTTDYSLSPLSTLLSSYLYHRFDLIPPTQSKCSQFGRLAVFDDASVKISPEGFKDPFAYLDLEQTTSQANEYVSYFTGRRSNTYFNPTVRDSLATIHSVVSKWLQANDFTNFIVWRYVGTEDGAFIVLPGLRQVKEFDHLQRPWYKRTIANKGDIVLSSPYVDGFGAGYVITLSHTILSGRGENPQVMAVAAMDFTIPFMWTELTRSMSQCQNSGTRCVLIDNAGFVVIHPDFVDPRLASENGVDTKHITEMEKDLAASLVNRNIMIKSRCNDFQKKTVNVFWKVKMSSSSQSVSGSVAYDIYKVSQTNTFLIVSTRWSSSSNCYCDITKPLGSRTCQLSGAGCECPCSRPLSYNECEGVDSTNDLSIPVCPPSVPPVALAPQESDATAGLTSCFNIDCKSKRRKSVCFGVVGCEWCSYNNVTRSPIASPYCDVSLQCPLGTLQSSSSPSPITSSSSSRVVTIIVAVVMSKMFQ; from the exons atgcttctcgtcgtctgcgGTGTTCTCTGCTGTGCGTCTGTGCTTCGAACGTCTGCTCAGTCAGCCGACGCTTTCCAAACCGTCCTTTCAACCTTCGCGGACGACGGTCTCGGGGTGAACAGATTACAG TCCAAATATGACGGACTGAGCTACCGAAGCGCAGCAGTCGACGCCCAAGCTACTCTTTTAGAG cTTTCAGGCGCTCTCGACCAGAAATTTCAGAGTCGAAAGGCGATCGCGTTGGGTTTGAAGTACGAAGCGGAGCGTCTGCTGGCCCAAGGAACGAATAACGCTTTGGACGAGTGCTGTTTTCTTTCGGAGAACCGTCGCACCTACGATTCTCGATTTAGCGATGAT GTTGACCTCAATGGACAATGCAATCGCTTGACGGCGACAACTGACAATGCTCAGTTCAACGTTGGAGAGAACTTGGTCTCCATGTTCAAGAGCAATTTGCAATCGAATCCCACACTAAAGTGGCAATACTTTGCGTCACAAGAGGGTCTCATTAGCATCTATCCAGCATTCAAGGTGCAAGACTGCGGATCATATGACCCAAGATTCAG GCCCTGGTACGTTTCGGCGTCCGTGCCCGAGCCCAAAGACGTTGTTCTTGTGATCGACAAGAGTGgctcaatgacgtcaaccgTGACAGCGGGTCGAGAAAGTTTCTCCTCTCGCATGGAACTTGCAAAGGAGGCCGCGAAAACCGTTTTAGATTCTTTGAGTCCCGATGACCGG gtCGGAGTTGTGGCTTTTTCTACGGTGGCTGAGTACCCTTCTGGTTGCTATAGCAATCGTCTTGCCAGGGCAACCGTTTCCAATGTAGACAAGCTAAAGACTTACGTTGACAATCTGCTTCCTTCTG GATCTACGAATTACAAAGATTCGTTAGTGAGCGCTTtcgatttatttattcaatCGCCTTCGCGTTCTGACGAAAATTTGGCGC CTGCAGACAAAGTGATACTGTTTCTGACCGACGGAGAACCAACGAATTCTCTGGGTTCGAACACGGCCATCATGCAGGCAATTCGCGACAAGAATCAAGTGCTCGGTTTCAAAGTCGTCATTCTTACGTACGGAATGGGCG ATGGTATTCAATCTTCTGGGGAGACTCTACTTCGCAAGATTGCTGAGCAAGATTATGAATACTACGGTGTAGTCTCAACGAATCTGTCAACA GCTGGAGTCTCTGATATCGTTCGAACTGACAGCAACATTCGCCAGGAATTGGGCTCCTATTACAGCTTCTTCGAACCGGACGCCGAGCTCATTGAACCGCTCATCTCCGTTCCTTATTACGATTTATTTGGTCTCGGTCTCGTTCTGACCATCTCCGTTCCCGTCTATTCCACGCAGAACGGCAAGCGCGGTCTCGCTGGAGTCATGGCCATCGACATCGCCCTCGCCGATCTCGTATCCGACATCACGTTCTTTAGACGCGACGAAGTTTCGTACGCCTTCATAATCGATAGCTCAG GTGTGACTCTCACGCATCCCCTACTTCCTGTTCCCACGAACGTCAAAGAAGCCCCAACGTATATCGATATATTGACTCTCGAGCATCAGACCGTTGGCTTTGACGAAATTCGAACATCCATGCTAAA CGGTAGCAGTGGATCGCGTGTGCTCTATACACAATGGACTGTTCCTCTTGGAGATAGCAAAATGGAAGGAGTCCGGCTTGACTCGATTCAAGCGCAATACAATTGGCAACCC ATAAGCGGTACTACGTACAGCCTGTGTCTCGTCGTGGCTAGGGATTTCACAACGGACTACAGTCTGTCTCCGTTGTCTACTCTACTGA gttctTATTTGTATCATCGTTTCGATTTGATTCCTCCGACGCAGTCAAAGTGTAGCCAGTTCGGACGACTAGCCGTGTTTG ATGATGCTTCGGTGAAAATTTCGCCGGAGGGTTTCAAGGACCCGTTCGCTTACTTGGATCTCGAGCAGACGACGTCTCAAGCGAACGAGTACGTCAGCTATTTTACAGGAAGAAGATCAAACACATATTTCAAT CCAACTGTCCGAGATTCTCTGGCCACTATCCACTCGGTCGTATCTAAATGGCTGCAAGCGAATGACTTCACCAATTTCATTGTGTGgag ATACGTTGGCACCGAAGACGGTGCCTTCATTGTTCTACCAGGCCTCCGACAAGTCAAAGAATTCGATCACTTGCAACGTCCTTGGTACAAGCGAACGATCGCCAATAAGGGCGACATCGTTCTCTCCTCGCCTTACGTCGACGGCTTCGGAGCCGGCTACGTCATCACTCTAAGCCACACGATCCTCTCAGGAAG GGGAGAAAATCCACAGGTTATGGCCGTTGCGGCTATGGACTTTACGATTCCTTTTATGTGGACGGAGTTGACGCGATCAATGAGCCAGTGTCAGAATTCCGGGACGCGTTGCGTTTTGATTGATAACGCCGGGTTTGTTGTGATTCATCCGGATTTCGTTGATCCGCGATTGGCGTCggaaaacggcgtcgataCTAAACACATAACGGAAATG GAGAAAGATCTGGCTGCGTCGCTTGTCAATAGAAATATTATGATTAAGTCTCGTTGTAAtgattttcaaaagaaaactgTTAATGTTTTCTGGAAG gtgaAGATGTCAAGTAGCTCTCAGAGCGTTTCAGGTTCTGTTGCATACGAC ATCTACAAAGTTTCGCAGACGAATACGTTTTTGATTGTCTCCACGCGGTGGTCCAGCTCAAGCAACTGCTACTGTGAT ATTACTAAGCCGCTTGGATCGCGGACTTGTCAGCTGTCAGGAGCCGGTTGCGAATGTCCATGCAGCCGACCTCTAAGCTACAATGAGTGCGAAGGAGTTGATTCCACCAATGATCTAAG CATACCTGTCTGTCCGCCCAGCGTTCCTCCCGTAGCGCTCGCTCCTCAGGAGTCGGACGCTACCGCGGGATTGACGTCGTGCTTCAACATCGACTGCAAATCCAAGAGGCGGAAAAG TGTTTGCTTCGGGGTCGTTGGCTGCGAATGGTGTTCCTACAATAACGTCACTCGCTCGCCAATTGCGTCGCCCTATTGCGATGTCAGCCTGCAATGCCCTCTCGGCACTCTCCAgtcatcgtcatcgccgtcaccaataacgtcgtcgtcgtcatctagAGTCGTTACAATCATCGTAGCCGTAGTTATGAGCAAAATGTTTCAGTAA